In Flavobacterium sp. CS20, a single window of DNA contains:
- a CDS encoding lipid outer membrane transport protein FadL-like protein, with the protein MGGISLFSDSIHLNLQNPASYSKLKLTTFSIATTANSLKIEEGSQTDNIKFSTIDYIGIGIPLKKLGIGFGLKPLSAVGYEIQNIEDNIAESLNGRGGINTSYISAGFNAYKNLSVGVTLNYNFGDIENKNLIIQNNIERSSREINNTNIRGFTFDIGLQHQFEFKKKYTVKTALSYSPETSLNIDNDRQLATIVFGSDGGEIIIDSNDAITTSSEIDFGSKINAGIGIGQDRKWFAGLEYVYQSKSDFSAINFNNNIDLDFVSSNQIKLGGFFIPRFNAPRGYLKRIVYRAGLRYEQTGLEYKGESIDEFGISFGVGLPAGRLFTNINLGAEFWQRGKTTNDLIQENYFSFFVSLSFNDLWFQKPKYN; encoded by the coding sequence ATGGGAGGAATTAGTTTATTTTCAGATAGTATTCATCTCAATTTACAAAACCCAGCATCTTACTCTAAGCTGAAACTTACAACTTTTAGTATAGCTACAACAGCCAATAGTCTTAAAATTGAAGAAGGCTCACAAACAGACAACATAAAATTTTCAACGATAGATTACATAGGTATAGGTATTCCTCTCAAAAAACTTGGGATAGGTTTTGGACTTAAACCTCTATCAGCCGTAGGTTATGAAATACAAAATATTGAGGATAATATCGCAGAATCATTAAATGGGAGAGGTGGCATTAATACATCATATATCTCTGCAGGGTTTAACGCTTACAAAAATTTAAGTGTTGGTGTAACCCTAAATTATAATTTTGGTGACATTGAAAATAAAAATTTAATAATTCAAAACAACATAGAACGCTCTTCAAGAGAGATTAATAATACCAACATTCGTGGCTTTACCTTTGATATAGGCTTGCAACACCAATTTGAGTTCAAGAAAAAATATACCGTTAAAACAGCTTTATCCTATTCGCCAGAAACTTCTTTAAATATTGATAATGATAGACAGCTCGCCACCATTGTTTTTGGTAGTGATGGCGGCGAAATTATAATTGACAGCAATGATGCCATTACCACATCTTCAGAAATTGATTTCGGTTCAAAAATTAATGCTGGTATAGGTATTGGTCAAGACAGAAAATGGTTTGCAGGATTAGAATATGTTTATCAAAGCAAGAGTGATTTTTCTGCAATAAATTTTAATAATAATATCGACTTAGATTTTGTATCATCTAACCAAATTAAGCTCGGTGGCTTTTTTATACCAAGATTCAACGCACCTCGTGGCTATTTGAAACGTATAGTTTATAGGGCTGGATTACGCTATGAACAGACAGGTCTAGAATATAAAGGAGAGTCGATAGATGAGTTTGGCATATCTTTTGGAGTAGGACTACCAGCAGGTCGATTATTCACCAATATTAATCTTGGTGCTGAATTTTGGCAACGCGGAAAAACAACAAATGATTTAATTCAAGAAAATTATTTCAGTTTTTTTGTAAGTTTGTCCTTTAATGATTTATGGTTTCAAAAACCAAAGTATAATTAA
- a CDS encoding M48 family metallopeptidase: MKTKLFVLCVTAFLGLNNITAQECTKNLSLFNDSAKAGIYQDALPRYEKLIKECPDFNIVLYKRADKMFGELVDKAQKNGDKSKQKEYAQMMIDNIKLRMKHFTNETPFGKYNAEIGKIMYENDLGSLDEQFNYFEESWNKDSDNFHSPKGLYIYFLLYDKQVDAGKKSINDLFVKYDQIINQIERMENEQAVVAKDILDKKQNGEQLTAKEKRKEKNAEIYLKNYDLIKKGINKVLGDKADCDNLIPMYNKNFEEKKTDINWLRIASSRMNAKDCTSDPLFFKLVEALHDIEPSAKTALYLGKLAMQNGDANKALEYYKNAAELEKEPLDKAKAYFSIAEVYKKRGAFSSARNYYNLALNNKPSMGIAYLRIADMIASSANNCGNTTFEKRAVYWKVADYARRAASVDASLKSHATETANSYEQRAPSKSDIFQEGMQGKTVTFSCWVGGSVKVPNL, translated from the coding sequence ATGAAAACGAAACTGTTTGTTTTATGTGTAACAGCTTTTTTGGGTTTAAACAACATTACAGCCCAAGAATGTACAAAAAATTTAAGCTTGTTTAATGATAGTGCAAAGGCTGGAATTTATCAAGATGCTTTACCACGGTATGAAAAACTTATAAAAGAATGCCCTGATTTCAATATTGTTTTATATAAACGGGCTGATAAAATGTTTGGAGAACTTGTTGATAAGGCTCAAAAAAATGGAGACAAATCCAAACAAAAGGAATATGCCCAAATGATGATTGATAATATCAAATTAAGAATGAAACATTTTACTAATGAAACTCCTTTTGGTAAATACAATGCTGAAATTGGTAAAATAATGTATGAAAATGATCTGGGTAGCCTTGACGAACAATTTAATTACTTTGAAGAATCTTGGAATAAAGATAGTGATAACTTTCACTCTCCTAAAGGGCTTTACATTTACTTCTTATTATATGATAAACAAGTAGATGCTGGCAAAAAATCTATAAATGACCTATTTGTAAAATACGATCAAATCATCAATCAAATAGAAAGAATGGAAAATGAGCAAGCCGTAGTGGCTAAAGACATTTTAGATAAAAAACAAAACGGTGAACAGTTGACTGCAAAAGAAAAAAGAAAAGAAAAAAATGCTGAAATTTATCTTAAAAATTACGACTTGATCAAAAAGGGAATTAATAAAGTGTTAGGAGATAAAGCTGATTGTGACAACCTTATACCAATGTATAATAAGAATTTTGAAGAAAAGAAAACAGATATAAACTGGCTTAGAATTGCTTCTTCAAGAATGAACGCAAAAGACTGTACTTCTGATCCGTTATTCTTTAAATTGGTAGAAGCACTTCACGATATTGAACCTTCTGCAAAAACAGCTTTATACCTTGGTAAATTAGCTATGCAAAATGGCGATGCCAACAAAGCTTTAGAATACTACAAAAACGCAGCTGAACTAGAAAAAGAACCACTTGACAAAGCTAAAGCATATTTTAGCATCGCTGAAGTCTATAAAAAAAGAGGGGCTTTTTCTTCTGCTAGAAATTACTACAACCTAGCTCTGAATAACAAACCTTCTATGGGTATTGCTTATCTAAGAATAGCAGACATGATTGCTAGCAGTGCTAACAACTGCGGTAATACAACTTTTGAAAAAAGAGCGGTTTATTGGAAAGTCGCAGATTATGCAAGACGTGCCGCAAGCGTAGATGCAAGTTTAAAAAGTCATGCCACAGAAACCGCTAATAGTTACGAGCAACGTGCTCCCTCAAAATCTGATATTTTCCAAGAAGGTATGCAAGGCAAAACTGTAACTTTCTCTTGTTGGGTTGGCGGTAGCGTAAAAGTGCCAAACCTTTAA
- the lptC gene encoding LPS export ABC transporter periplasmic protein LptC: MLFACDSNLNEVNKFNLEVNTPQGVAKNINLFFTDSGVVKANLKSPKMLDYSHEKYPYRIFPIGVEVDFFNSDSTKNTVIADSAIVHANSNLIDMRKNVKIITSDSLVLTTSQLYWDTAKQWVFTDRNYKIRLANGTENNGTGFDSDQEFTVFNSRTNTGIQVIEDNSL; the protein is encoded by the coding sequence ATGCTTTTTGCTTGTGATAGCAACCTCAACGAAGTCAATAAATTTAATTTAGAAGTCAATACACCACAAGGTGTTGCCAAAAACATCAATCTCTTTTTCACCGATAGTGGTGTTGTAAAGGCTAACTTAAAAAGTCCAAAAATGCTAGATTATTCTCATGAAAAATACCCTTACAGAATATTTCCTATTGGGGTTGAAGTAGATTTCTTTAATAGCGATTCCACAAAAAACACTGTCATAGCCGATTCTGCAATTGTTCACGCCAATTCTAATCTTATTGATATGAGAAAAAACGTGAAAATTATCACATCTGATAGCCTTGTTTTAACCACTTCTCAACTCTATTGGGATACAGCTAAACAATGGGTCTTTACAGACAGAAACTACAAAATACGCTTAGCTAACGGTACCGAAAATAATGGCACAGGCTTTGACTCTGACCAAGAATTTACGGTGTTTAACTCTAGAACCAATACCGGAATACAAGTCATTGAAGACAACTCACTTTAG
- a CDS encoding hemolysin family protein translates to MQIEWLIIIISLLLSAFFSGMEIAYVSSNKLHIEIEKKQNNFIAKALKQLTEKPSKFIATMLLGNNIALVIYGLFMGDVLTDWLADFHTNNSVLYYFTHEAKLFTQTLISTALILVTAEFLPKVFFQIYANQIIRILALPAIIFYYIFWLFTDFIIGLTDIILKKIFKVKGDTVQLNFTKVELGHYISEQMESKEVDEEVDSEIQIFQNALEFSNVKAREVMIPRNEIVAVEIDENPNKLIDLFTKTGLSKILVYKETNDDIIGYVHSFEMFKHPQHISEILRSVIFVPETVHVKEILNNLIKKQKSIAVVIDEYGGTSGMMTVEDIVEELFGEIEDEHDPVVLIEEVVKENTYKFSARHEVDYLNEKYKINIPKSESYETLGGYIMNHAEEIPEANTSFVIDNFKIKILEASTKKIELIQLSVNEQEDK, encoded by the coding sequence ATGCAAATTGAATGGCTCATCATTATCATTTCCCTTTTGCTATCTGCTTTTTTTTCAGGTATGGAAATTGCCTACGTTTCTTCTAACAAATTGCATATTGAAATTGAAAAAAAACAAAACAACTTTATTGCTAAAGCTCTAAAACAACTTACCGAAAAACCTTCAAAGTTTATTGCCACAATGCTACTTGGCAACAATATCGCCTTAGTGATTTATGGCTTGTTTATGGGTGATGTTTTAACCGATTGGCTTGCTGATTTCCATACAAATAATTCGGTTTTGTATTATTTTACGCACGAGGCTAAATTATTTACTCAAACTTTAATTTCTACTGCACTTATTTTGGTTACTGCAGAATTTTTACCTAAGGTTTTTTTTCAAATTTATGCCAATCAAATTATTAGAATTCTAGCCCTGCCAGCCATTATCTTTTACTACATATTTTGGCTATTTACAGATTTTATAATTGGATTGACGGATATTATCCTTAAAAAAATATTTAAAGTCAAAGGCGATACCGTTCAACTCAATTTCACAAAAGTTGAGCTTGGTCACTATATCAGCGAGCAAATGGAGTCTAAAGAAGTTGATGAAGAGGTGGATTCAGAAATTCAAATCTTTCAAAACGCCCTGGAGTTTTCAAATGTCAAAGCACGAGAAGTGATGATACCAAGAAACGAAATTGTAGCGGTTGAAATTGATGAAAACCCCAATAAACTCATCGATTTATTTACAAAAACAGGACTTTCAAAAATTTTGGTTTACAAAGAAACCAACGATGATATAATAGGTTATGTGCATTCCTTTGAAATGTTTAAACATCCTCAACATATCTCTGAAATATTAAGATCAGTAATCTTTGTCCCAGAAACTGTTCATGTCAAAGAAATCCTGAACAACTTAATTAAAAAACAAAAAAGCATTGCCGTTGTTATAGACGAATACGGTGGCACAAGTGGGATGATGACCGTAGAAGACATCGTAGAAGAACTCTTTGGCGAAATAGAAGACGAACACGACCCAGTAGTACTTATTGAAGAAGTGGTTAAAGAAAATACTTACAAATTTTCAGCACGACACGAAGTCGATTACCTCAATGAAAAATATAAAATCAATATTCCCAAAAGTGAATCCTACGAAACTCTGGGTGGATACATTATGAATCACGCTGAAGAAATTCCAGAAGCCAACACCAGTTTTGTCATTGATAATTTTAAAATCAAAATTCTTGAAGCCTCTACCAAAAAAATAGAACTCATACAACTTTCTGTGAATGAACAAGAAGACAAATAA
- a CDS encoding peptidylprolyl isomerase translates to MAILNSIRKKTAILILIIALALFAFVLSDLINTSGFSSEKSVQEIGTVGDKKIDRVQFAQNVENYIQQTQGRATTMQAVKQVWDAKVQELALEEEFEELGIEVGRDQIIAKLSETLAGNPNFSNSEGFFDEAVMTEYLANLKETQPQQFQQWQNYENSVANQVKQEIYFNLIKAGVGATLLEAKENYKLQSDNVSFQVVRIPFDKAEDVEVSTSEIENYIKKNPKQFQQEAQRDIQYVLFEDKPSKKDIEQAKANLENLIEDFKTTEDESAFININSDEPYNATFKFENQLPSDIKHELLSLDIGEVYRLYKTSEAWKATKLVETQKMPDSAKASHILISTQDPNIQRTPEEAKNLADSLLAVIKANPSKMDELAKEFSADTGSAEKGGDLGWNGYGRFVPAFNEAVFNNEPGFKTVVETRFGYHVIHVKEHSEKSTMYKFADLVVKIKPSEETLNEVYRNAGNFLLNAKNGEFTEVAKENNYEVKPVLGVKALDEQIPGLGAQRQIVNWAFNEESSAGDIKQFDIDKGYAVVQLNKIKKEGLQSAQQASAKVTPILEKQKKAKAIISQINSQDLNEIASQFNVSVQTANAVNMQNPLIPGAGDEPKVVGVAFALEKGEISQLVEGKKEFM, encoded by the coding sequence ATGGCAATATTAAATTCAATACGTAAAAAAACAGCAATCCTTATCCTTATAATTGCACTGGCACTTTTTGCCTTTGTATTGTCAGATTTAATCAACACTAGTGGTTTTTCTTCTGAAAAATCTGTTCAAGAAATAGGAACAGTTGGCGATAAAAAAATCGATAGAGTTCAATTTGCTCAAAACGTTGAAAACTACATCCAACAAACTCAAGGTCGTGCAACAACCATGCAAGCCGTTAAACAAGTTTGGGATGCTAAAGTCCAAGAACTTGCCCTGGAAGAAGAGTTTGAAGAACTTGGAATTGAAGTTGGTCGTGACCAAATTATTGCTAAACTTTCTGAAACCTTAGCAGGAAATCCAAATTTTTCTAATAGCGAAGGCTTTTTTGACGAAGCAGTAATGACCGAATATCTCGCAAACTTAAAAGAAACACAACCTCAACAATTTCAACAGTGGCAAAACTATGAAAATAGCGTTGCCAACCAAGTAAAACAAGAAATCTACTTTAACCTTATTAAAGCTGGCGTTGGTGCTACTTTGCTCGAAGCCAAAGAAAATTATAAGTTACAGTCAGACAATGTAAGTTTTCAAGTGGTTCGTATTCCATTTGATAAAGCAGAAGATGTTGAAGTTTCAACTTCGGAAATAGAAAATTATATCAAAAAAAATCCAAAGCAATTTCAACAAGAAGCTCAAAGAGATATTCAATATGTTTTATTTGAAGACAAACCTTCAAAAAAAGATATTGAGCAGGCTAAAGCCAATTTAGAAAATCTTATCGAAGATTTTAAAACAACTGAAGATGAAAGTGCATTTATCAATATAAATTCAGATGAACCGTACAACGCAACTTTTAAATTTGAAAACCAATTACCATCTGATATAAAGCATGAACTTCTATCATTAGATATAGGTGAAGTTTATAGACTATACAAAACATCTGAGGCTTGGAAGGCTACTAAATTAGTCGAAACCCAAAAAATGCCAGACTCAGCCAAAGCAAGTCATATTTTAATTTCAACTCAAGACCCAAACATACAACGTACACCAGAAGAAGCTAAAAACTTAGCCGATAGCCTGCTTGCAGTTATAAAAGCTAATCCATCTAAAATGGATGAGCTTGCTAAAGAATTTTCTGCTGACACTGGTAGTGCTGAAAAAGGTGGTGATTTAGGATGGAATGGATATGGCAGATTTGTCCCTGCTTTTAACGAGGCTGTTTTCAACAATGAGCCTGGCTTTAAAACAGTTGTTGAAACAAGATTTGGTTACCACGTCATCCACGTCAAAGAACATTCAGAAAAAAGCACAATGTATAAGTTTGCTGATTTAGTGGTTAAGATCAAACCTTCTGAAGAAACCTTAAATGAAGTTTACAGAAATGCTGGTAACTTTTTATTAAACGCAAAGAATGGCGAGTTTACTGAAGTTGCAAAAGAAAACAATTATGAAGTTAAGCCTGTTCTTGGCGTGAAAGCCTTAGACGAGCAAATTCCTGGTCTTGGTGCACAACGACAAATTGTAAATTGGGCATTCAATGAAGAGAGTTCAGCTGGCGATATTAAGCAATTTGATATAGACAAAGGTTACGCTGTAGTTCAACTTAACAAAATTAAAAAAGAAGGCTTACAGTCTGCTCAACAAGCTTCAGCAAAAGTAACTCCCATTTTAGAAAAACAGAAAAAAGCCAAAGCAATTATCTCTCAAATAAACTCACAAGATTTAAATGAAATTGCCAGTCAATTTAATGTTAGCGTTCAAACAGCTAATGCTGTAAATATGCAAAACCCGCTAATTCCTGGTGCTGGTGATGAACCTAAAGTCGTAGGAGTAGCCTTTGCTTTAGAAAAAGGTGAAATTAGCCAACTTGTTGAAGGTAAAAAGGAGTTTATGTGA